One part of the Salmo salar chromosome ssa10, Ssal_v3.1, whole genome shotgun sequence genome encodes these proteins:
- the LOC106561668 gene encoding UDP-xylose and UDP-N-acetylglucosamine transporter isoform X2, which produces MNTIFAVLLVFVGCCSNVVFLELLVRKFPGCGNIVTFAQFAFIALEGFIFETNFGRKKPAIPMSNYVIMVTMFFTVSVINNYALNFNIAMPLHMIFRSNTGAEGSEEQDVYALLHWLLGIAMLTFALLMSARMGIFQETLYKQYGKHSKEALFYNHCLPLPGFLLLSSDIYNHCVLFSQSTPVEVPVIGQAVPVMWLYLLINVITQYVCIRGVFILTTECASLTVTLVVTLRKFISLIISILYFKNPFTAWHWVGTAVVFLGTLIYTEVWTSVRMALRGKEELKEKKAE; this is translated from the exons ATGAACACAATTTTTGCAGTACTTCTTGTTTTTGTTGGGTGCTGCAGCAATGTTGTGTTTCTGGAACTACTTGTAAG AAAGTTTCCAGGATGTGGCAACATTGTGACCTTCGCTCAATTTGCCTTCATTGCATTGGAGGGGTTCATCTTCGAGACGAATTTTGGAAGAAAGAAACCGGCTATTCCAATGAG CAACTATGTGATCATGGTGACCATGTTCTTCACTGTCAGTGTGATCAACAACTATGCCCTCAACTTCAATATCGCTATGCCTCTGCACATGATCTTCAGATCT AACACAGGGGCCGAGGGCTCAGAGGAGCAAGATGTTTATGCCCTCCTGCACTGGCTGCTAG GGATCGCCATGTTGACCTTTGCTCTGCTCATGTCTGCGAGAATGGGCATTTTCCAGGAGACCCTGTACAAGCAGTATGGCAAACACTCCAAGGAGGCTCTCTTCTACAAT CACTGCTTGCCTCTTCCTGGGTTCCTGCTTCTGTCCTCAGATATCTACAACCACTGTGTCCTCTTCAGTCAAAGCA CTCCTGTAGAGGTTCCTGTGATTGGCCAGGCTGTTCCAGTGATGTGGCTATACCTGCTGATTAACGTAATCACACA ATATGTGTGTATCCGCGGCGTGTTCATCCTGACCACAGAGTGTGCCTCTCTCACCGTGACCCTGGTGGTCACACTGAGGAAGTTCATCAGCCTCATCATCTCCATCCTCTACTTCAAGAACCCCTTCACCGCTTGGCACTGGGTGGGCACTGCCGTCGTCTTCCTGGGCACCCTGATTTACACGGAGGTCTGGACTAGCGTCCGCATGGCACTGAGAGGAAAAGAAGAGCTGAAAGAGAAGAAGGCAGAGTGA
- the LOC106561668 gene encoding UDP-xylose and UDP-N-acetylglucosamine transporter isoform X1 encodes MNTIFAVLLVFVGCCSNVVFLELLVRKFPGCGNIVTFAQFAFIALEGFIFETNFGRKKPAIPMSNYVIMVTMFFTVSVINNYALNFNIAMPLHMIFRSGSLIANMILGIIILKKRYSMSKYLSIAMVSLGIFICTIMSARQVNTGAEGSEEQDVYALLHWLLGIAMLTFALLMSARMGIFQETLYKQYGKHSKEALFYNHCLPLPGFLLLSSDIYNHCVLFSQSTPVEVPVIGQAVPVMWLYLLINVITQYVCIRGVFILTTECASLTVTLVVTLRKFISLIISILYFKNPFTAWHWVGTAVVFLGTLIYTEVWTSVRMALRGKEELKEKKAE; translated from the exons ATGAACACAATTTTTGCAGTACTTCTTGTTTTTGTTGGGTGCTGCAGCAATGTTGTGTTTCTGGAACTACTTGTAAG AAAGTTTCCAGGATGTGGCAACATTGTGACCTTCGCTCAATTTGCCTTCATTGCATTGGAGGGGTTCATCTTCGAGACGAATTTTGGAAGAAAGAAACCGGCTATTCCAATGAG CAACTATGTGATCATGGTGACCATGTTCTTCACTGTCAGTGTGATCAACAACTATGCCCTCAACTTCAATATCGCTATGCCTCTGCACATGATCTTCAGATCT GGATCATTAATAGCTAATATGATCCTGGGTATAATAATTCTGAAGAAAAG GTATTCAATGAGTAAATATCTCTCCATAGCGATGGTATCTCTGGGTATCTTCATATGCACCATTATGTCCGCCAGACAAGTG AACACAGGGGCCGAGGGCTCAGAGGAGCAAGATGTTTATGCCCTCCTGCACTGGCTGCTAG GGATCGCCATGTTGACCTTTGCTCTGCTCATGTCTGCGAGAATGGGCATTTTCCAGGAGACCCTGTACAAGCAGTATGGCAAACACTCCAAGGAGGCTCTCTTCTACAAT CACTGCTTGCCTCTTCCTGGGTTCCTGCTTCTGTCCTCAGATATCTACAACCACTGTGTCCTCTTCAGTCAAAGCA CTCCTGTAGAGGTTCCTGTGATTGGCCAGGCTGTTCCAGTGATGTGGCTATACCTGCTGATTAACGTAATCACACA ATATGTGTGTATCCGCGGCGTGTTCATCCTGACCACAGAGTGTGCCTCTCTCACCGTGACCCTGGTGGTCACACTGAGGAAGTTCATCAGCCTCATCATCTCCATCCTCTACTTCAAGAACCCCTTCACCGCTTGGCACTGGGTGGGCACTGCCGTCGTCTTCCTGGGCACCCTGATTTACACGGAGGTCTGGACTAGCGTCCGCATGGCACTGAGAGGAAAAGAAGAGCTGAAAGAGAAGAAGGCAGAGTGA
- the LOC106561669 gene encoding vesicle transport protein GOT1B: MISLTDSQKIGMGLTGFGVFFLFFGMVLFFDKALLAIGNILFVAGLAFVIGLERTFKFFFQRHKFKATSFFLGGVVVVLIGWPIIGVVLEIYGFFLLFRGFFPVAIGFIRRVPVLGSILNLPGISGFVDKVSDSNNMV, translated from the exons ATGATCTCTCTAACGGATTCACAAA AGATCGGGATGGGGTTGACAGGCTTCGGCGTGTTCTTCCTCTTCTTCGGTATGGTCCTGTTTTTTGACAAAGCTCTTCTTGCCATTGGAAAT atatTGTTTGTAGCAGGCCTAGCCTTTGTCATCGGCTTGGAGCGTACCTTCAAATTCTTCTTCCAGAGACACAAATTTAAAGCCACCAGTTTCTTCCTGGGGGGCGTGGTCGTGGTTCTGATTGGCTGGCCCATCATTGGAGTGGTGCTGGAGATCTATGGATTTTTCCTCTTATTCAG GGGCTTTTTCCCAGTGGCAATAGGCTTCATCAGGAGGGTGCCTGTCCTCGGGTCCATACTCAACCTCCCAGGGATTAGTGGA TTTGTGGACAAAGTCAGCGACAGCAACAATATGGTATAA